The Onychostoma macrolepis isolate SWU-2019 chromosome 20, ASM1243209v1, whole genome shotgun sequence nucleotide sequence CTAaagctgattttattttatttttatttttttcaagtaaactttttaaaatcatttttaatatccaTAGAAGAAGTCCTCATGCATGACATCAGTTCAGGAGCCTAATGTAAAGATGTGCGTTTCACTCAACTGTTACAAAAACATCTGTAGCTGGCAAGGTAAAAAGTCTACAACTGCGGCTTCTGACATATAATAACTTCGAAATACATATCCAAGTGAACTTTATCAACACCGCAGATGCATGTCAGGCTCTTTGTCCACCCTCTCCAGCCATGTCTTTTTGTGAGTGTCTCATTCACAGAGTTCAGGGTCATTTTCGCTGTTTTCTCTGTTGGGTTTACAGCAGCCGCAGCATAAAGAAAGCATACCGATGCTGCTGCTGGGAACAGTCTCCTCTGAGCTGCAGAAGACGCATgatattaaaatcaaatcaCCAGCCAAGGTTAACACACAAAGGTAGCCTATATCATTGATGTCTAACATCTGTGCTCACTTCCACTCGCTCTCACTCCTGACAGATGAGGAAACCTGTTCAGTCACAGGTTGAGCCGTAGGCTGAAGAGAGCAGCAGCCGCCTGAAGAAAACAATCATGCAGGATGATATTGAAGGACAATAAGTGTGAATCATGTATGCTGTACAGTGCTTAAGTTTTACCTGAGATGACATAAACATAAGATCTACTGTTGGTCATCATGAACACGACAGGCGAGCATGAAGACCTCCATTCAGGCTGATGGCTGGACAGGAGATACTGACTGGAGTTTGCTGAACGagacaaaaaaaatgcagaattgACTAGAAATCTTTAGATCATTTGCTGCCGTCCatataaaattgaattaaatcaCCCTCAATAACTTATGTTTTTTAACTGAAGGGCATAGAATCTGATTAATTATCgttaaatgaaatgtattaacaCTTCTAGTTACAGTTAATAATATGTTTTACAAAAACGTTTTAAAACAAGCAGTGTTTTCAGTTGCAGCAGAAATTTCTTACAAATATCAATAACTGTTATGGACAATAATGGGCCTTGTAGTAAAAAAGAGTCTGAGAGCCACTGCTTTAGATCATGATCTGCAGGTATTCAAATGAAGTATGAAACATATTTGCAATATTTTGTGCGTTATTGACTTCAGGTTTCTTTCTAACTTTAATTTCTGACCTGTAGATGAAGCACTTTGTGAAAGCATTGTTGGATGTCGATGTCAATCTTTCGAGATGTGAGTGAATCTTTTTCAAATGTTGCAAAAATGCATCTATTCCTTAACGTTTAAAAGATGCACTTTCAAGATTTGTTTCAACAGTAGTGAAATATACTAATTTGACTAATAAAACTGTTCGCAACTGACTGGGATTGTGGCTTGTTAGCGGAGGAGGCCATGTAGCCTTATTACAAGTCATACTGACGCCTCTTCAAAGCTACATCTTTATCATCTTTATCATCTCCTTGTACTttcagaattcatatttaaggCCAACGTGGGCTTCTCCGGGACAAGGCTGTATCATATTTGAGCTACATGATGAAAATAAGTAACATAGAAGAATGAGTGAGTGATTCTGATTTGATTGAAACTTTAAAATGGCGGTTTACATTATGAGGACTTTGCAGTGCactggttgcctgatttgtctCAATGTAAggaatgtgaatgaatgaattgtgAATGTAATACGTTTGCAGACAGCGCCCTCTGTTGGTTGACAGTCAGGTTGTGTGTGAGACAAACGTTTCTTCGTCTAGAGGGCGCTATTTTCCATTTAACCGCATTCACATCTCAGGGTGCTTGACTAAAAACCTTATTTTTCCAGATATGTCCTGGCCGGGATTTCTCAGTTGCCTTAAATGTCCgagttttggctttgttttcctattgACTTGTACTCTACAGTCCTCATACATTATGTAATACGCATATTTGCATTGCTGTGACCGTTCTCCATAGATCCCACCCTCTCGCGGTccacgattggtcgattatgCACAATGCCTGCACGCTATTGGTCAAACTGCTTTTCAGTCATTACTTCAGCAAGTATTAAAACAATACGAAAACAAATCCAAACCCGGACATTTTCGGCAATTTacaaatcctggccaggacatTTTCAAAGAGGACGTATGATCaacttaaattacatttgttttaagtatgttatctttatttgaccctctaactcctattttatctatctattttttattttatttaattattattattattttttgaaaaacatgacCCTTTAACACTCTATTTGTtttctaactgcttgttttctatTGACTTGGTCGGTGTCGTGTCATAGCTGTGTGGGCGGAGTCAGCGTGGGGGAAAACCACAGCATTATGTGGTGTGTGCTAAACTTATAACctaatcattttcacaaatacgccgtaaaataaaaagatataaaataacatgaaaatatcccttacgaaaattaaccgtGGTTACaaccaaaaaacaacaacaacatggttATTATAGGTAAACCatggtaaaaacaaattaaacatgttttgctacactaaccatggtatttgtagtaaaactgtggttataggCTACAACTGGTAATAAAAACGCCCAAAAAACACGGTTAGCCTATAGCCTacatttactatagtaataccattgttaattttcgtaagggattgtatataataatataaaataaatgttttaatatgacatttacatcacaaaatatgTGGAGGGTTGCTGTAACTGGGTTGCGGTGCAGGGGAACGGGACTAATGACAGCTCATTGAAGTTGTGTAGGCTATCTGGAgtgcatataaatatgaatattaagcttGATATATTTCATACGTTGTATATCCATAATAACTGCTGTCGGAGTTCTGATGTTGTGTGCTACCCGCTCAGATGTGCTACCTCCGTCAGTTTATTCGGCAGTATATACATCTTCAGAtagggtttttatttttattttttacttattagaGATACGGAACGCCACACAGCAACTTTTCAGCATTGCGCCAAGCAAAAATCAATCGAAATCATTACAAAAAGTGAAGATCAAGCGACTAACAAGGTCTCCGtacattaacaacaacaaacaaacacaaaataaaacaacaacaaaaagaccTCTAACACTATATTCTATATTctttctatctgttttctttttatctattatataatttaaaaataaatttaaaagaaaacttGCTATACTGCGTTAGGCTAGCACTTgcttattattgctcttttgttgattctgATTGCTTCAATTGTcctttgtaagtcgctttgaaaaaaagcgtctgctaaaattagtaaatgtaaatgcatgtttaaATCTACTAACGCACTGTTGCCTGGCAGAAAATAACACGAATATCTATAaaagtatttgtgtgtgtgtagtgatGCTTTAGCAATTTTGCTAGGCCTACGCAAAATACTCAAATTAAAGTACTACAGATCCCATCATGCAGCGGATTATGTGTAAACAGAATCTGACCAATGAATTTACCGGTTTGATGAAGTCACGTGTCTAGCAGCCTGGTGATTGGTCATCCACGAATCCATGTTTGAAACGCGATTTTCTTCGCCGGCCGGTGGTGTCGTCTTCGTCTCAGTAGGTTGTTTACtgtattaaatatttcacataggATGCCAGTTCACCCGCGTGATAGAAAAGAGAATAACCACGAAGAAATGGACGTGGACTACCCCGAACAAGAGGCCAGCAGCTCCGACGAAGAGGACTCCGTGAGCTCGACCGCGTCTGAGGATGGAGACACTTCAGGTAACGTTAACATTACAGACAGACACTCCacgagaagaagaaaaaaaacacacacagccttTTGTTGTGTGTCGGAGAGTAATAAATAACGATGAAGCTGATGTTCTTGCAGACATGGATGATGAAGACTGTGAAAGAAGGCGAATGGAGTGTTTAGATGAGATGACAAATCTTGAGAAGCAGTTCACAGACCTGAAGGATCAGTAAGTGATTTCAAGAAAACCagcaatatgtgaccctgaagcacaaaaccagtcttaagtcgctggggtatatttgtagcaatagccaacaaaacattctatgggtcaaaatgatcgatttttcttttatgccaaaaatcaataGGAtgttaagatcatgttccataaagatattttgtaaatatcctaccgtaaatatatcaaaacttaatatttgattagtaatatgcattgctaagagcttcatttggacaactttaaaggcgattttctcaatattttaattattttgcaccctcagattccagattttcaaatagttgtatctcggccaaatattgtccaatggaaagcttatttattcagctttcagatgatgtaaaatggttttgtgatccagggtcacatatttcatGTGAAGACTCCAGCCGGTGTGTTATGACTCTCTTTAGGTTGTATAAGGAGAGGCTGAGTCAGGTGGATCTTAAATTGCAAGAAGTGATAGCTGGCAGTGCTCCGGAATACCTCGAACCCCTGGCCACCCTGCAGGAGAACATGCAGATCCGAACCAAAGTCGCAGGTCAGCTCCAGACAAACATACGGTTTGTGTAAAGGCGTAACTGAAGTATTTAAACTCTGTAGTAGTTTATGTAGTTTACAGGAATTCAgtcattgtgtttgtttgttatattatactgtaatgcAGTGGCCTTCAACCTGTTTCAGGTCAGGAGTATTGATCATTTAAAGCCTGGCCTATAACATGTACTGTAGtatcatattaatatatttacatactgTCATAAACATTAGCCTATATTTTGCATCTACATCAAACATCTAACCTTGGTTAACTGGTTGTAGATGTTGGTAAAATGTTGGGTTttgtaagatgtttttgaaagtctcttaggctcatcaaggctgcacttatttgatcaaaaatacagtaatacagtaatgttgtaaaatattattataatttccactagatttttaagtttatttacacttttaaatgtaaaaatgtaattattactgtaatgtgaagctgattttttttttcatgaatcattcataaatcattctaatttgctgatttgaaattatcaaaagaaaaacagttgtgctgcttaatgtttttgtgggaacctaaatagtttttttttttttttcaggagttcaaaagaatataatttatttaatctaataattatatgttataataataataatgataaaaatcaaatgtataactgtaaaaatctataataatgtaattataaatcttttgtaatatcataagtgtgtttactgtcacttttgatcaatttgatgcaTACTTAGTATTATGCATAGACCTAGTAGTAATAATACTAGTAAATGTTTACAAATTAGACATagcaatttaatttttttcacaaaaaatgtaaagaataagcctaataataataggaatatttatagtaatatttataataataatatacaaattagaCAAACATGTTGCAAACATTGTGTCGAAGACCCATGCTATAAAGACAAATAAATCCTGGTGTTAATAGCCTACTTATAGCAGAGCTTTGTTTTAGTCCCAGCACACAGTGGTGCATTTTAGCAAGTGTACTTCCTCTTTCAACAATCATCAGTTTGTTTGTCTGATTTTCTGATGGTATTGTGATGGCTTTAGTCACTTTTTGCGCATATGCATTATTTCAGGGATCTATCGTGAGCTCTGCTTGGAATCTGTTAGAAACAAATACGACTGTGAGATGCAAGCAGCCAGCCAGCACTGGGAGGTAAAAAAAGAGCCCAGGACAAATGTGTGATGCCccacatttcattcatattcacaCACAGTCTTCTGCTTAAACACTGCCCTGCTTCCTCAGTTTGTTCAATTTATCACTGAGGTTTAATGTTAATATGCAACAATATTCACAATGTGTTTCCACAGAGTGAGAAGCTCCTGCTTTTTGACACGGTTCAGAGTGAACTGGAAGAGAAGATCAGACGACTGGAGGAGGACAGACACAGTATAGATATAACTTCAGGTAAAATACAGATGGTAACTTGTACCGTGTAAActgcaaatgtaaatatttgattCACTTATGTTATTAATTGATGTGCTCTTGCACCAGAACTGTGGAATGATGGTCTGCAGTCTAGGAAGAATAAAAAGAAGGATCCCCTCAGTCCtggaaagaagaagaagaagcctGTCGTTGTGTCAGATATCCTTTATATAGTAGCTAGTGCTGCGCATCTGAAGTCATTTGCGAGTGTTTATGGCAGCTGTCTTATTGCTGTAACATTGGTTTCCTGAGCCGTCCTACGACCATACATTGTTTACATGTTGCAAGACCTAGATATACTTGAAGACTGGACTGCCATAAGAAAGGTTATTTCACTtcaactgtttatttatttagatttcttATATCATTCTTATCTCAGTTTTTACATGTTAAAAATcttaaactatgaaataacagtaataataataaatgtctgCAAATTAGACAttattgttttaagcaaaaacttgGTTGACATCGTGTTGAAGATCATTGCTATCCTTTTGCAGGTGtccatttatatttatgtttacatttttattcatttacttaaATATTTGAAAGTGAGCTATTAGTTTTCCATTAATAAACTACTTGATTTTCTATAGGCAATGGCTTCAATGGGTCCTCATAGAGTAAAAGTAGATGGTAAGTAGGCCTGTCGCAATAATCAATATATCGACTTATCGCACAGTATATGTACATGACCTCAATCATTTTTGGTGACGCAATATATTGCCCTTTATATTTGCGTAAAAATGAACGTCaccatgtttttttgcattCCACTCGCTCCTATGTCTTTTGCAGCTTCTCGTATATAACGTGGTGTAGTCACGAGGTgctaaatcaaatttaaaaagtgcttcttcaaaaaaagtttaatctgCAGATTAGCCTCGTTTAGGGATCTGTGCCTTTGTGCATACAGACATCTGACTGCTAACTAGTGATTGTGTTTTTCAGCAATAGTGTGCACCCTTAATTTACAGAGAAAAGAAGGCcttctttgtgcatttttctaCTTGTTACTTTGCACTTTTTGTGAGAAAATTTAAGGTATCTAATATTTTGATACTTAATTtccatgttacaaaaatattcttaagaatTGAGCCTTTGTTGTCATTTGAAAGTGTGTAGTAGGCTTTCTTGCATTATTATGCTGttatattatgattatatatgaccctggaccacaaaaccagtcagtTTTTTGaaagataaatgaataaataagctttccattgatgtctggtttgttaggatcggacaatatttggctgatatacaactattttaaaatctggaatctgagggtgcaaaaaaaaatctaaatattgagtaaatcgcctttaaagttgtccaaatgaagttctgagcaatgcatattactaatacgAAAttgagttttgatatatttacagtaggaaatttacaaaatatcttgatggaacatgatctttacttaatatcctaatgattttggcataaaagaaaaatagaatgtattgttggctattgctacaaatataccccagcgacttaagactggttttgttctCCAGGGTCAATATATTGAGTGGCATAAAATGgtcttaaaatgacaataatatcgCTTATCGCAATTATTTCTGGGG carries:
- the brms1lb gene encoding breast cancer metastasis-suppressor 1-like protein-A isoform X1, translating into MINLNYICFKMPVHPRDRKENNHEEMDVDYPEQEASSSDEEDSVSSTASEDGDTSDMDDEDCERRRMECLDEMTNLEKQFTDLKDQLYKERLSQVDLKLQEVIAGSAPEYLEPLATLQENMQIRTKVAGIYRELCLESVRNKYDCEMQAASQHWESEKLLLFDTVQSELEEKIRRLEEDRHSIDITSELWNDGLQSRKNKKKDPLSPGKKKKKPVVVSGPYIVYMLQDLDILEDWTAIRKAMASMGPHRVKVDAPLKPERHHHVARSEDGRLFYDNKWYSRGQAICISRKDEYPTSATITTINHDEVWYKRLDGSKSKLYISQLQKGKYTIKHS
- the brms1lb gene encoding breast cancer metastasis-suppressor 1-like protein-A isoform X2, translated to MPVHPRDRKENNHEEMDVDYPEQEASSSDEEDSVSSTASEDGDTSDMDDEDCERRRMECLDEMTNLEKQFTDLKDQLYKERLSQVDLKLQEVIAGSAPEYLEPLATLQENMQIRTKVAGIYRELCLESVRNKYDCEMQAASQHWESEKLLLFDTVQSELEEKIRRLEEDRHSIDITSELWNDGLQSRKNKKKDPLSPGKKKKKPVVVSGPYIVYMLQDLDILEDWTAIRKAMASMGPHRVKVDAPLKPERHHHVARSEDGRLFYDNKWYSRGQAICISRKDEYPTSATITTINHDEVWYKRLDGSKSKLYISQLQKGKYTIKHS